One segment of Balaenoptera ricei isolate mBalRic1 chromosome 8, mBalRic1.hap2, whole genome shotgun sequence DNA contains the following:
- the PIDD1 gene encoding p53-induced death domain-containing protein 1 isoform X5, with the protein MRRGPETRRRERSLPGPCLSRPAWRAGTCLAPEDSRWAMAAVAEGLEPETAAVEDAVRDATDAADAGLGAPPLLVGNRLSLDLYPRGCHRLLHLCAQQVRQLLEVEFLRLSGHEDPQLLQATLARLPWSLPRLRSLVLKGGQHRDALGACLRGSLATLPASLSGLAHLAHLDLSFNSLETLPACVPQLCGLGALLLSHNCLSELPEALGALPALTFLAATHNRLQTLPTALGSLSTLQRLDLSENLLDALPPEIGGLSSLAELNLASNRLQGLPASLAGLRSLRLLVLHSNLLASVPASLARLPLLTRLDLRDNQLQDVPPELLDAPFVRLQGNPLGGPSPAPHSPPGTPVVPEMPRLLLTSDLDSFAVTPLGCSVTLACGVRLQFPVGATATPVTVRYRLWLPEPRLVPLGPHDSLLSGVLELQPHGVAFQKEVGLWLLFVPPRARRCREVVVRTLSDNSWSDLETHLEEEAPKVVRVGSRELPALLGEPEAATSPLLYLSQRGPPSFLRPVTVQLPLPPGVTGLSLDRSHLHLLYRAPPAATWDDITAQVALELTHLYARFQVTRFSWYWLWYTTKTCVGGLARKAWERLRLHRVNLIALQRRRDPEQVLLQCLPRNKVDSTLRRLLERYRGPEPSDTVEMFEGEKFFAAFERGIDVDADRPDCVEGRVCFVFYSHLKNLKEVYVTTTLDRRAQAVRGQVSFYRGEVPEEVPEEAGAARQKRGADAPWMATLPIKLPRLRGSEGPGQGAGLSLAPLNLGDAETGFLTQSNLLNVAGRLGPDWPAVALHLGLPYRELQRIRHEFRDDLDGQIRHMLFSWAERQAGQPGAVGLLVQALEQSDRRDVAEEVRAVLELGRRKYQEGIQRTSLAPGDLGPPGSSASQSAEPAQA; encoded by the exons ATGCGGCGGGGCCCGGAAACGCGCCGCCGGGAGCGCAG CCTCCCTGGGCCCTGCCTGAGCAGGCCTGCCTGGCGAGCTGGGACATGTCTGGCCCCCGAGGACAGCCGGTGGGCGATGGCTGCGGTGGCGGAGGGGCTGGAGCCCGAGACAGCGGCTGTAGAAGATGCTGTAAGAGATGCTACAGATGCTGCGGATGCAGGACTGGGGGCACCCCCTCTCCTGGTTGGGAACCGGCTGAGCCTGGACCTATACCCCAGGGGCTGCCACCGGCTGCTGCACCTGTGTGCCCAGCAGGTCCGTCAGCTGCTGGAGGTGGAGTTCCTGCGGCTGAGTGGCCACGAGGACCCTCAGCTGCTGCAGGCCACCCTGGCGCGTCTGCCCTGGAGCCTGCCACGCCTCCGCTCCCTGGTCCTCAAAG GTGGGCAACATCGGGACGCTCTGGGTGCCTGCCTCCGGGGCTCCCTCGCCACGCTGCCCGCCAGCCTGAGTGGCCTAGCCCACTTGGCCCACCTGGACCTGAGCTTCAACAGCCTGGAGACGTTGCCAGCCTGTGTCCCGCAGTTGTGTGGCCTGGGTGCCCTCCTGCTCTCTCATAACTGcctctcagagctgcctgaggccCTGGGGGCCCTCCCCGCCCTCACCTTCCTCGCTGCCACCCACAACCGCCTGCAAACGCTGCCCACAGCACTGGGGTCCTTGTCCACCCTGCAGCGCCTCGATCTCTCTGAGAACCTGCTGGATGCTCTGCCCCCGGAGATCGGAGGCCTGAGCAGCCTGGCCGAGCTCAACCTGGCCTCCAACCGGCTGcagggcctccctgcctcccttg CGGGCCTGCGGTCCCTACGGCTCCTCGTTCTGCACAGCAACCTTCTGGCTTCGGTGCCTGCCAGCCTGGCTCGCCTCCCGCTGCTCACCCGGCTCGACCTGAGGGACAACCAGCTCCAGGACGTGCCCCCCGAGCTACTGGATGCCCCCTTCGTGCGCCTGCAAGGAAACCCCCTGGGTGGGCCTAGCCCTGCCCCCCACAGTCCTCCAG GGACACCCGTGGTCCCAGAAATGCCCAGACTGTTGCTGACTTCAGATCTGGACAG CTTCGCCGTGACCCCCCTAGGCTGCTCTGTGACCCTGGCCTGCGGTGTCCGCCTGCAGTTCCCCGTGGGAGCCACTGCTACCCCTGTTACCGTCCGCTATCGACTGTGGCTGCCAGAGCCACGCCTCGTCCCCCTGGGTCCCCATGACTCTCTGCTCAGTGGTGTCCTGGAGCTGCAGCCCCACGGGGTGGCCTTCCAGAAG GAGGTGGGCCTGTGGCTGCTCTTTGTGCCCCCACGGGCCCGGCGTTGCCGTGAGGTGGTGGTCAGGACCCTGAGTGACAATAGCTGGAGTGACCTGGAGACCCACCTGGAGGAAGAGGCGCCCAAG GTGGTGCGCGTGGGCAGCAGAGAACTGCCGGCCCTGCTGGGAGAGCCTGAGGCGGCCACCAGCCCCCTGCTCTACCTCTCCCAGAGGGGCCCCCCCAGCTTCCTTCGGCCGGTCACCGTGCAACTGCCTCTGCCCCCTGGCGTCACAG GCCTGAGTCTGGACCGCTCGCACCTGCACCTGCTGTACCGGGCCCCTCCTGCGGCCACCTGGGATGACATCACGGCGCAGGTGGCGCTGGAGCTCACCCACCTGTATGCTCGCTTCCAGGTCACGCGCTTCTCCTG GTACTGGCTCTGGTACACCACCAAGACCTGCGTGGGGGGCCTGGCGCGGAAGGCCTGGGAGCGGCTGCGGCTGCACCGCGTGAACCTCATTGCGCTGCAGAGGCGCCGGGACCCCGAGCAGGTCCTGCTGCAGTGCCTGCCCCGCAACaag GTGGATAGCACCTTGCGGCGGCTGCTGGAGCGGTACCGCGGCCCGGAGCCCTCAGACACCGTGGAGATGTTTGAGGGTGAGAAGTTCTTCGCTGCCTTCGAGAGGGGCATCGACGTGGATGCCG accGTCCAGACTGTGTGGAGGGCAGGGTGTGCTTCGTCTTCTACTCACACCTGAAGAACCTGAAGGAGGTGTACGTGACCACAACCCTGGACCGGCGGGCTCAGGCCGTGAGGGGCCAG GTGTCCTTCTACCGGGGAGAGGTGCCAGAGGAGGTGCCTGAGGAGGCGGGGGCTGCTCGGCAGAAGAGGGGTGCAGACGCCCCGTGGATGGCCACTCTGCCCATCAAGCTGCCG AGACTGCGGGGATCcgagggcccagggcagggggctgGCCTCTCCCTGGCACCTCTGAACCTGGGCGACGCCGAGACtgggttcctgacacagagcaaCCTGCTAAATGTGGCCGGCCGCCTGGGCCCTGACTGGCCAGCCGTGGCCCTGCACCTGGGTTTGCCCTACCGTGAGCTGCAGCGCATCCGGCATGAGTTCCG GGATGACCTGGATGGGCAGATCCGCCATATGCTCTTCTCCTGGGCTGAGCGCCAGGCTGGGCAGCCAGGGGCCGTGGGGCTCCTCGTGCAGGCCCTGGAGCAGAGTGACCGGCGGGACGTGGCCGAAGAGGTGCGGGCTGTCTTGGAGCTTGGCCGCCGCAAGTACCAGGAGGGCATCCAGCGCACAAGCCTGGCCCCCGGGGACCTTGGCCCACCTGGCTCTTCAGCATCACAATCCGCCGAGCCTGCCCAGGCCTAG
- the PIDD1 gene encoding p53-induced death domain-containing protein 1 isoform X3, with the protein MAAVAEGLEPETAAVEDAVRDATDAADAGLGAPPLLVGNRLSLDLYPRGCHRLLHLCAQQVRQLLEVEFLRLSGHEDPQLLQATLARLPWSLPRLRSLVLKGGQHRDALGACLRGSLATLPASLSGLAHLAHLDLSFNSLETLPACVPQLCGLGALLLSHNCLSELPEALGALPALTFLAATHNRLQTLPTALGSLSTLQRLDLSENLLDALPPEIGGLSSLAELNLASNRLQGLPASLAGLRSLRLLVLHSNLLASVPASLARLPLLTRLDLRDNQLQDVPPELLDAPFVRLQGNPLGGPSPAPHSPPGTPVVPEMPRLLLTSDLDSFAVTPLGCSVTLACGVRLQFPVGATATPVTVRYRLWLPEPRLVPLGPHDSLLSGVLELQPHGVAFQKEVGLWLLFVPPRARRCREVVVRTLSDNSWSDLETHLEEEAPKRLWARCQVPHFSWFLVVSRPVSDACLVPPEGTLLCSSGHPGVKVTFPPGATEEPRHVRMQVVRVGSRELPALLGEPEAATSPLLYLSQRGPPSFLRPVTVQLPLPPGVTGLSLDRSHLHLLYRAPPAATWDDITAQVALELTHLYARFQVTRFSWSVPPRPPASSVPHPRPGLRTPLTPSLPRYWLWYTTKTCVGGLARKAWERLRLHRVNLIALQRRRDPEQVLLQCLPRNKVDSTLRRLLERYRGPEPSDTVEMFEGEKFFAAFERGIDVDADRPDCVEGRVCFVFYSHLKNLKEVYVTTTLDRRAQAVRGQVSFYRGEVPEEVPEEAGAARQKRGADAPWMATLPIKLPRLRGSEGPGQGAGLSLAPLNLGDAETGFLTQSNLLNVAGRLGPDWPAVALHLGLPYRELQRIRHEFRDDLDGQIRHMLFSWAERQAGQPGAVGLLVQALEQSDRRDVAEEVRAVLELGRRKYQEGIQRTSLAPGDLGPPGSSASQSAEPAQA; encoded by the exons ATGGCTGCGGTGGCGGAGGGGCTGGAGCCCGAGACAGCGGCTGTAGAAGATGCTGTAAGAGATGCTACAGATGCTGCGGATGCAGGACTGGGGGCACCCCCTCTCCTGGTTGGGAACCGGCTGAGCCTGGACCTATACCCCAGGGGCTGCCACCGGCTGCTGCACCTGTGTGCCCAGCAGGTCCGTCAGCTGCTGGAGGTGGAGTTCCTGCGGCTGAGTGGCCACGAGGACCCTCAGCTGCTGCAGGCCACCCTGGCGCGTCTGCCCTGGAGCCTGCCACGCCTCCGCTCCCTGGTCCTCAAAG GTGGGCAACATCGGGACGCTCTGGGTGCCTGCCTCCGGGGCTCCCTCGCCACGCTGCCCGCCAGCCTGAGTGGCCTAGCCCACTTGGCCCACCTGGACCTGAGCTTCAACAGCCTGGAGACGTTGCCAGCCTGTGTCCCGCAGTTGTGTGGCCTGGGTGCCCTCCTGCTCTCTCATAACTGcctctcagagctgcctgaggccCTGGGGGCCCTCCCCGCCCTCACCTTCCTCGCTGCCACCCACAACCGCCTGCAAACGCTGCCCACAGCACTGGGGTCCTTGTCCACCCTGCAGCGCCTCGATCTCTCTGAGAACCTGCTGGATGCTCTGCCCCCGGAGATCGGAGGCCTGAGCAGCCTGGCCGAGCTCAACCTGGCCTCCAACCGGCTGcagggcctccctgcctcccttg CGGGCCTGCGGTCCCTACGGCTCCTCGTTCTGCACAGCAACCTTCTGGCTTCGGTGCCTGCCAGCCTGGCTCGCCTCCCGCTGCTCACCCGGCTCGACCTGAGGGACAACCAGCTCCAGGACGTGCCCCCCGAGCTACTGGATGCCCCCTTCGTGCGCCTGCAAGGAAACCCCCTGGGTGGGCCTAGCCCTGCCCCCCACAGTCCTCCAG GGACACCCGTGGTCCCAGAAATGCCCAGACTGTTGCTGACTTCAGATCTGGACAG CTTCGCCGTGACCCCCCTAGGCTGCTCTGTGACCCTGGCCTGCGGTGTCCGCCTGCAGTTCCCCGTGGGAGCCACTGCTACCCCTGTTACCGTCCGCTATCGACTGTGGCTGCCAGAGCCACGCCTCGTCCCCCTGGGTCCCCATGACTCTCTGCTCAGTGGTGTCCTGGAGCTGCAGCCCCACGGGGTGGCCTTCCAGAAG GAGGTGGGCCTGTGGCTGCTCTTTGTGCCCCCACGGGCCCGGCGTTGCCGTGAGGTGGTGGTCAGGACCCTGAGTGACAATAGCTGGAGTGACCTGGAGACCCACCTGGAGGAAGAGGCGCCCAAG CGGCTCTGGGCTCGCTGCCAGGTGCCCCACTTCTCCTGGTTCCTCGTGGTTTCGCGCCCTGTGTCTGACGCCTGCCTGGTGCCACCAGAGGGGACATTGCTGTGCTCCTCAGGACATCCTGGGGTCAAGGTCACATTCCCCCCTGGGGCCACTGAGGAGCCCCGTCATGTCCGCATGCAG GTGGTGCGCGTGGGCAGCAGAGAACTGCCGGCCCTGCTGGGAGAGCCTGAGGCGGCCACCAGCCCCCTGCTCTACCTCTCCCAGAGGGGCCCCCCCAGCTTCCTTCGGCCGGTCACCGTGCAACTGCCTCTGCCCCCTGGCGTCACAG GCCTGAGTCTGGACCGCTCGCACCTGCACCTGCTGTACCGGGCCCCTCCTGCGGCCACCTGGGATGACATCACGGCGCAGGTGGCGCTGGAGCTCACCCACCTGTATGCTCGCTTCCAGGTCACGCGCTTCTCCTGGTcagtgcccccccgcccccccgcttcctcggtcccccacccccgccccggtcTGCGCACCCCGCTCACCCCCAGCCTTCCCAGGTACTGGCTCTGGTACACCACCAAGACCTGCGTGGGGGGCCTGGCGCGGAAGGCCTGGGAGCGGCTGCGGCTGCACCGCGTGAACCTCATTGCGCTGCAGAGGCGCCGGGACCCCGAGCAGGTCCTGCTGCAGTGCCTGCCCCGCAACaag GTGGATAGCACCTTGCGGCGGCTGCTGGAGCGGTACCGCGGCCCGGAGCCCTCAGACACCGTGGAGATGTTTGAGGGTGAGAAGTTCTTCGCTGCCTTCGAGAGGGGCATCGACGTGGATGCCG accGTCCAGACTGTGTGGAGGGCAGGGTGTGCTTCGTCTTCTACTCACACCTGAAGAACCTGAAGGAGGTGTACGTGACCACAACCCTGGACCGGCGGGCTCAGGCCGTGAGGGGCCAG GTGTCCTTCTACCGGGGAGAGGTGCCAGAGGAGGTGCCTGAGGAGGCGGGGGCTGCTCGGCAGAAGAGGGGTGCAGACGCCCCGTGGATGGCCACTCTGCCCATCAAGCTGCCG AGACTGCGGGGATCcgagggcccagggcagggggctgGCCTCTCCCTGGCACCTCTGAACCTGGGCGACGCCGAGACtgggttcctgacacagagcaaCCTGCTAAATGTGGCCGGCCGCCTGGGCCCTGACTGGCCAGCCGTGGCCCTGCACCTGGGTTTGCCCTACCGTGAGCTGCAGCGCATCCGGCATGAGTTCCG GGATGACCTGGATGGGCAGATCCGCCATATGCTCTTCTCCTGGGCTGAGCGCCAGGCTGGGCAGCCAGGGGCCGTGGGGCTCCTCGTGCAGGCCCTGGAGCAGAGTGACCGGCGGGACGTGGCCGAAGAGGTGCGGGCTGTCTTGGAGCTTGGCCGCCGCAAGTACCAGGAGGGCATCCAGCGCACAAGCCTGGCCCCCGGGGACCTTGGCCCACCTGGCTCTTCAGCATCACAATCCGCCGAGCCTGCCCAGGCCTAG
- the PIDD1 gene encoding p53-induced death domain-containing protein 1 isoform X6: MPRLLLTSDLDSFAVTPLGCSVTLACGVRLQFPVGATATPVTVRYRLWLPEPRLVPLGPHDSLLSGVLELQPHGVAFQKEVGLWLLFVPPRARRCREVVVRTLSDNSWSDLETHLEEEAPKRLWARCQVPHFSWFLVVSRPVSDACLVPPEGTLLCSSGHPGVKVTFPPGATEEPRHVRMQVVRVGSRELPALLGEPEAATSPLLYLSQRGPPSFLRPVTVQLPLPPGVTGLSLDRSHLHLLYRAPPAATWDDITAQVALELTHLYARFQVTRFSWSVPPRPPASSVPHPRPGLRTPLTPSLPRYWLWYTTKTCVGGLARKAWERLRLHRVNLIALQRRRDPEQVLLQCLPRNKVDSTLRRLLERYRGPEPSDTVEMFEGEKFFAAFERGIDVDADRPDCVEGRVCFVFYSHLKNLKEVYVTTTLDRRAQAVRGQVSFYRGEVPEEVPEEAGAARQKRGADAPWMATLPIKLPRLRGSEGPGQGAGLSLAPLNLGDAETGFLTQSNLLNVAGRLGPDWPAVALHLGLPYRELQRIRHEFRDDLDGQIRHMLFSWAERQAGQPGAVGLLVQALEQSDRRDVAEEVRAVLELGRRKYQEGIQRTSLAPGDLGPPGSSASQSAEPAQA; encoded by the exons ATGCCCAGACTGTTGCTGACTTCAGATCTGGACAG CTTCGCCGTGACCCCCCTAGGCTGCTCTGTGACCCTGGCCTGCGGTGTCCGCCTGCAGTTCCCCGTGGGAGCCACTGCTACCCCTGTTACCGTCCGCTATCGACTGTGGCTGCCAGAGCCACGCCTCGTCCCCCTGGGTCCCCATGACTCTCTGCTCAGTGGTGTCCTGGAGCTGCAGCCCCACGGGGTGGCCTTCCAGAAG GAGGTGGGCCTGTGGCTGCTCTTTGTGCCCCCACGGGCCCGGCGTTGCCGTGAGGTGGTGGTCAGGACCCTGAGTGACAATAGCTGGAGTGACCTGGAGACCCACCTGGAGGAAGAGGCGCCCAAG CGGCTCTGGGCTCGCTGCCAGGTGCCCCACTTCTCCTGGTTCCTCGTGGTTTCGCGCCCTGTGTCTGACGCCTGCCTGGTGCCACCAGAGGGGACATTGCTGTGCTCCTCAGGACATCCTGGGGTCAAGGTCACATTCCCCCCTGGGGCCACTGAGGAGCCCCGTCATGTCCGCATGCAG GTGGTGCGCGTGGGCAGCAGAGAACTGCCGGCCCTGCTGGGAGAGCCTGAGGCGGCCACCAGCCCCCTGCTCTACCTCTCCCAGAGGGGCCCCCCCAGCTTCCTTCGGCCGGTCACCGTGCAACTGCCTCTGCCCCCTGGCGTCACAG GCCTGAGTCTGGACCGCTCGCACCTGCACCTGCTGTACCGGGCCCCTCCTGCGGCCACCTGGGATGACATCACGGCGCAGGTGGCGCTGGAGCTCACCCACCTGTATGCTCGCTTCCAGGTCACGCGCTTCTCCTGGTcagtgcccccccgcccccccgcttcctcggtcccccacccccgccccggtcTGCGCACCCCGCTCACCCCCAGCCTTCCCAGGTACTGGCTCTGGTACACCACCAAGACCTGCGTGGGGGGCCTGGCGCGGAAGGCCTGGGAGCGGCTGCGGCTGCACCGCGTGAACCTCATTGCGCTGCAGAGGCGCCGGGACCCCGAGCAGGTCCTGCTGCAGTGCCTGCCCCGCAACaag GTGGATAGCACCTTGCGGCGGCTGCTGGAGCGGTACCGCGGCCCGGAGCCCTCAGACACCGTGGAGATGTTTGAGGGTGAGAAGTTCTTCGCTGCCTTCGAGAGGGGCATCGACGTGGATGCCG accGTCCAGACTGTGTGGAGGGCAGGGTGTGCTTCGTCTTCTACTCACACCTGAAGAACCTGAAGGAGGTGTACGTGACCACAACCCTGGACCGGCGGGCTCAGGCCGTGAGGGGCCAG GTGTCCTTCTACCGGGGAGAGGTGCCAGAGGAGGTGCCTGAGGAGGCGGGGGCTGCTCGGCAGAAGAGGGGTGCAGACGCCCCGTGGATGGCCACTCTGCCCATCAAGCTGCCG AGACTGCGGGGATCcgagggcccagggcagggggctgGCCTCTCCCTGGCACCTCTGAACCTGGGCGACGCCGAGACtgggttcctgacacagagcaaCCTGCTAAATGTGGCCGGCCGCCTGGGCCCTGACTGGCCAGCCGTGGCCCTGCACCTGGGTTTGCCCTACCGTGAGCTGCAGCGCATCCGGCATGAGTTCCG GGATGACCTGGATGGGCAGATCCGCCATATGCTCTTCTCCTGGGCTGAGCGCCAGGCTGGGCAGCCAGGGGCCGTGGGGCTCCTCGTGCAGGCCCTGGAGCAGAGTGACCGGCGGGACGTGGCCGAAGAGGTGCGGGCTGTCTTGGAGCTTGGCCGCCGCAAGTACCAGGAGGGCATCCAGCGCACAAGCCTGGCCCCCGGGGACCTTGGCCCACCTGGCTCTTCAGCATCACAATCCGCCGAGCCTGCCCAGGCCTAG